CGGGTCGTTCACATGGTCGAGCAGGAAGCGGCACTTGACCACCAGATTGGTATTGGCAAAAAACAGCGCAGTCTGTTCGCCGCGCGCCAATCGTTCAAGCAGACGTGCGGCCAGCGCGTCGGCGGTGGTGCTCAGCACCGGAAACTGGCTGATCGACAAGATGTCGGCGCGTGCGTTCATGTTCAACCCGCCGCACGGATGCGCGGCGCGGCGGCGCCCAGGTCGGCCTTGAGCAGCTCGACTTTTTCCAGCATGCGGCTGTGGGCGCGTTCCATGTTGGCGTCGCCGCTGAGCTGCGGTTCGATCCGGCTAAGCTTGAGCAAGCTCTCGGCTGCGCCGTGCGCGAAGCGCTTGGACATCAGGTTGAGCCAACGGCGGTTGGCGCGGATGCGGACCACCAGCGCCTCGTTGGGGCCGGCTCTTTTCATCAGCGCCTCGACCATGCTGGATGCGGCCAGCGGTTGCGGACGCAGGTCGAGGTCGAGCGCCGAGGCCCAGTCGAACCACTTCATGTGGTGGCGCTGCTGGATCGGCTCCACCGCCACGAACGGCACCCGCAGCGCGTCAGCCACGATGGCCCCGTGCATCGCTTCGGTAATCAGCAATTCGGAGCTGAGAATATCCTGCAAGGTCTGGTCGACGGTGGCGGTCGGGTCGATATAGTGGACGCCGGCGAGCTGGCACGCAAGGCGCCAGTTGCCATCGTACGTGCTCTCGAAGTGTGGCATGAACGACACCTTGTGCAACTTGGCGGGGCGCTCTGTGATGCACGAGCGCAGCAAGATGGCGGAGTCACCCAATGCCATCGACGGGTCGAGTTTGCATTCGCGCGCCGTGTGCAGGCCGCGCACGAAATAGAATTTCCACTTCTCGTCGATGACCGGCAGCGGGGTATACCCCCCATAACCGGCGCCGAACACGATCTTGTTGGCCTGTTTGGGATGGGAATCGAAAATAATCGAGCCGATACCGAGGAACATCTCGTTCTGATTATCGTCCCACACGCCCGGCAGCAGCTTCGGCCACATCCATGGGTTGAGGTCATCACCAAAGTTTGGCTTGTCGCCCCGGTAGTAGTAGAGTTTCATTGTATATAGTCGATAAATGGTTAGGACAAATTACGCGGCTTTGGTACGAGAAATGACATTGTTGACAATACTGAGCAACTCGTCGGCCGCGGTGCGGTACAGCAGCATGACCAGGGTGATAAAGGTCGCTACCACCACCAGGCCGCCGACGATCAGGCGTAGAAGCAAATTCCAGTCCATCACCACGTAATGGCGTATAGCATAGCCAGCCGCCGCCGACAGCAGGGCCAGGCTGACCGGCCGCAACAGCTGCAACGCATAGAAGCGAAACTTCATCTGCAATGCCTTGCATACCTGGTACACCACCCAGCCCCATAACACGTAGGCGCGAATGACGATGGCGGCAGCAATGACTTCAATGCTCTGGCCGGCCACCATACTCAGCACGGCAATATTGGCCACCACCTGCATGATCTGGTAGCGGGTCCACACACCCGGCTTCCACATGCTGCGCAGCAGCCCGCCCTGCAGGATGCCGATAGTCTGGATGATTCCCAGCAATAGGAACCAGCGATAGACCGGCACGGCCTGTTCCCATTTCGGGCCGAACAGCAGCGGCACGAAATCATCGGCTGTCACCCACAGCGCGGCGATCAGCGGCAACACCATCATCGTCACCAGCCGCACCGCTTTAAGGAATGCCGCCTGCAAGCGCTGACGATCGTCCTGCATTTGCGAAAACGCCGGCAGCGAAACATTGGAGGTGGCACCGACCAGCACTTCAATGATCACGTCGTTGAGGCGTTTGCCGAAACCGTAAAGGCCAAGGTCGGCCAGTGTGAGGCGCGAGGCGATGAAGAACCGGTCGACCGTCTGCCCCAGCGCTTCCATCAACTGCCACATGATCACGTGCGGCGAGTACCCTTTGAGCAGTTGCAAGTCGTCACGGTGCCAGCGCAGTGCATAGCGCTGCTTGCCGGTGTACAGCAAAGCGAACGCGCTCAGCAGCGAGGTGACAAGCTGTGAAATCACCAGCGACAACATGCCGAACCCGAGGAACAACAGCGACACATTGACCACGGTGGAGGCGATATTGGCACCGATCGACACCCGTGCCAGAAAACGAAAATCGAGCTGGCGCACCCGCAGGGCATTGGGTACCGACATGGCCGTGTCAATCAGCAACTTGAGCGCCAGCACCACGATACACATCCCCACACCCGGCGTCTCCCCATTACGCTCGAGGAACAGCGCCACACCGAGCATCACCGTGCACAGTAGGGCCCCAACCATCAAGCTGAACGTGAATACCGAGTTGATCAGACTGTTGGTCAGCTCCTTGGCCTGGACCACCGGCTCCTTGTAGGCATTCAATGCCAGCCACTGGGTGCCGGTAAGCACCATCATTGCCAACAAAAAACTACCATAATCATTGGGCGATACAAAGCGGCCCACGACTGCGAAATTAATCAATGACATCACGGCAGTAGTACCCTGCCCGACAATCGCCCAGATCGCGCTGCGACCTACCTGTCTGCTAAAACTCATATGAATGGTGACCGCTGAATGTTGCTATGCAAAAAAAATATTGCCGGAGGGATCTAAAACTTGCTAGTCGTGTCGATTTCACCGACTCATCGTCTTTCCGAATCATAACACCATGACAATAGCGCACAACATTTTACTCTAGCGTGTCGCAGCCCGTCGGCTATAATGCCGTCGCGTCCTCCCCGTAGCACAATGGATAGTGCACATGCCTCCTAAGCGTGGGATACTGGTTCGATTCCAGTCGGGGGGACCACCTCCTGCTGCCCTTGCTGCGCTTCCTGCCCGCCCATCGCACCATCATCCCGTCCGCCAATTACCTTTCGGTAACTTTCGTTCCAGTATAAAACCAAGTTTACATGGTGGTTTATTTTGCAACGCAATATGTTTTTAAAGACATAAATTTTGACCAAAAGTCGGGAAAATGCCGCGCACGATTGGACGTCATTTGATATTTCTCTTAAGCTAAGTATGGACTTTTTGATACGTATCTAGGAGGAAACATGTCCGGCGAGGCTATTGCTCACCAGGGATCCGGCACCCGACTTGCCTTCATCGACATCGCCAAGGGGCTCGGCATTATCCTGATCGTGCTGGGGCACAATCAGGCCTTCCTGTTCCGTTTCCCCGACGCCGCCGATTTCCTGATGGCCTTCCGCTTACCGTTTTTCTTCTTCATGGCGGGCGTGACCTTCTCGGCCCGCACCAAGACCCTCAAACAAGTGGCACTCCAGCGTGCCGATGCCTGGCTCAAACCGGTGATGGTCGTGGTAATCGTTACCGGCTTGCTGCACGCGGTGTTTGGTGACCGGTCACCGCAAGCCATCCTGCTCGGCTTGATCTACCCTGCCGGCTTCACGCTCAATCCCGTGCCGCTGTGGTTTCTGACACACCTGTGGCTGCTGTACGTATTCAGCACCCTGCTGCTGCGCGCCGACAAACTGTTGCTGGACAGCCCGGTCAAGCGCGCGCTGTTGCTGATAATCCTGGCTGCAGCCGGCTACTTTGTGATGGACGCGTTTGCCGATGCCTCCATCGTTCCGGAGTGCCGCAGCCAGTCCGAATTCAGTGCCTCGCTGCTTACATGCGGTCTGCCGTTCAGCGCCGACCTGCTCTTGATGACCAGCTTCTACTTTTTACTCGGCAATTTTCTGGCTGTACAAGTGAAGCGGTTTCAGATCAATCTGGTCTGGGCCGCGGTGGCGGCGATTGCCATGGTGGTATTCCAGTTCGGCTTCAGCTACACCATCGATTTCAATCTGCGCCATTACGACGCGCCAGTCGCAACCACCCTGCAGGCGCTATGCGGTATTTATCTGATGCTGTGCGTGTGCACCCTGCTGAGCCGCATCGGGCTCGCAGCCAACGTTCTGCGTTACTTCGGCAGCGCCAGCCTGTTCATCCTGCTGTTCCACGTAAGCATCTTGCATGTATTTCTGCCCCTTTTCCAGCGCGACATACGTTCCAGCGTCATCATCGTGGCGCTGTCCTTGCCGCTCGCGCTGTGCCTGTCGGCCTTGATGTGGGAATGGTGCAAACGCAGCAAGATATTGTCCGCGCTCGTCCTACCGCGCAAATGGCAGCGAACCGGGGGGCCGGCAACGCCCGGCGCCGCAGCGGCGCCGGCAGGTTCCACCGCGCACAGATCGTAAATCATTGCAAATTTTTCTACACCAATATACGATACGACAACTTGCATCAAGACAGCCTGTGCTGACTCCCCCTGAACAACTATGGTAAAAACAACATGAATCGCCAGATTGATCGCCCTGAAGTTCAATTTTTAGCGATAAAGAATAAGAACCTTCAGTGCCTGGCGTCGCTTATCCTGAGCGTGATCTTTTTTTCGCTCACCGCGGTCTGGAACCGCTTTCCTTTCGTCTTTTCCGATAGCGGCACCTATATCGACGTCGCCATCACCCACTTCTGGCCCGGGGACCGCAGTGCACTGTATTCACTGTTCATCTACCCCTTGCATTGGAAAGTGACATTGTGGCCGGTGGTGGTGGTCCAGGCTGCCATGACTTGGTACCTGGTACGGGCTTTTTTCCGCACGTTTGCCAGCGCGTTTCGCGAAGAACAAGTAGTGCTATCGGCCCTGGTGCTGGGCCTCTGCTCCAGTGCGCCGTGGTTCGTGGGCCAGATCATGCCCGACGTCTTCGCCGCCCTGCTGATCCTGGCGATCGCCACGGCCGTGATTGGCCAGAACCGCCTGGCGAAGATTGACCGCCTGGCCATCCCGTTGCTGATCGCATTCTTTATCACCACTCACCTCTCCTACCTGATCATTGCGTCAGGGACGCTGGCTTTGTGCCTGCTGATCCGCTTGCTGTCGGACCGAACGGTCACGCCCATGGCGCGCGTATTTACCAAGGTGAATATATCGATGGTGGCGGCGATTGCGCTGGGTGTGGCGATGATGTTGTCGTTCAATATCGTCACCAAACGCGGTGCGACGCTTGCGTCCACCGGTAACGTGATGTTGCTCGGCAAGCTGATTGACCAAGGGATTGCGCTCGATTACATGACCGAAGCCTGCCCGTCGCACGCCTGGCCCATATGCGCTAGCTTGCCCAAGCTAAAAGAAATCAAGGCCCGCGCAGTTGCCCAGGGCAAACCCATCGGCGCGGTGTCGGACACATTCCTATGGGGCGGTCCGTTGGTCGACCTCGGTGGCATGACGGCGGTCAGCAAGTATGCATCGGAGATCACCAATGGCGCGATGCGCGCTTATCCAGCACAGTTTATCGAGGAAGGCGTGCGCGGCTTCCTGGCGCAGACCGTCACGTTCCAGGTCGGCGACGACATGCTGCGCTACACCTCCGACACCAGCATCCACCAGATCATCGAGCGCCATTTTGACGCCGCCACCTATGCGGCGTTCCAGTCATCGCGGCAGTACCAACAGCGCCTGCACGTGGATCGGTTCCGGGTCGTCGACAACGTGCTGCTCGCGCTGTCTGCGTTGGTGGTCGCGGGGTACCTGCTGCTACACTGGCGCAGCAATGTGCAACTGGCACAGTTCACACTGGTCGTGCTGGGCGGCATGGTGCTCAACACCATGGTTACCGGCGCCCTCTCTGCGGTCCATGACCGCTATGGCAGCCGCGTGAGCTGGCTGGTGCCGCTGATCGCGCTGTTCATCGTATCGGAATACATAAGAAACAAAACTGGTACCGTACGGGTAGTGGAGACAGGGAAACCGCGCGACACGATGTCGCCTGCCCGCAGCGTGTAATCAGAAAATATCACCGCGGCAATGAGCCCGGCCTGTCCAAGTTTATTTAAAGGTTAGTCAACATGTCGTTCAAAGCTGAACTGTATTCGGATGTCTCGGTTGCGGTACTGGTACCCTGCTACAACGAAGCAACCACCATCGCCAAGGTCGTGCGCGACTTCAAGGCGGCACTGCCCAACAGCACTGTCTACGTCTACGACAACAACTCCAAGGACAATACCGCTGGCATTGCTGCCGCCGCCGGTGCGGTAGTGGTCCACGAGGCGCTACAAGGCAAGGGCAACGTGGTACGCCGCATGTTTTCCGATATTTCAGCAGACGTCTACATCATGGCTGACGGCGACGATACCTACGACGCTTCGGTGGCGCCACAGATGATCCAGTTACTGCTCGACAAGAACCTCGACTGCATCAATGGCGTGCGCCACTCGACCGAGATCGAGGCCTACCGTCAGGGCCACAAGTTCGGCAACTGGATGCTGACCACCATCGTGGCCAAACTGTTCGGCAATTCCACCAAGGACATGCTGACCGGCTACCGCGTGTTTTCGCACAAGTTCGTCAAATCGTTCCCAGTCGTCTCCAAGGGATTCGAAATCGAAACTGAGCTGACCGTGCACAGTCTCGAACTGCGCATGCGCAGTGAAGACGTCGACACCGCTTACGGCGTCCGACCCGAAGGCTCGGCGAGCAAGCTGAGCACCTACAAGGACGGCATGAAAATTCTGTGGATGATTTTCAAGCTCATCAAATTGGAACGCCCGACATTATTCTTTAACACGGTCAGCCTGATTTCAGTGGTGCTCTCCCTGGCGCTGTTCTATCCGGTACTGATGGACTACCTGCACACGGGCCTGGTGCCGCGTTTGCCTACCGCCATCCTGTCGGGGCTGGTCATGCTGCTGGCCTTGTTCAGCTTTGCGGTAGGCCTGATCCTGGCCTCGGTGACCCAAGGGCGCCGCGAAACCAAGCAACTCAGTTTCCTGGCCACACCGCGCCGCGCGCCCAAGCCCGGGATTGGCTCTTGAACAAGCAATTTCTGTCCAAATTTGCCAAGTTCGCGCTGGTGGGCGGTGGCGTCGCCCTGTTCGACGCGGCATGCTTTTGGCTGGCATTAAAACTGTTTCACAACAGTGTGGTTGCCCGCACGATCAGCGTTCTGCTGGCAATCACTTTGTCGTGGCTGATCAACCGCAGATTCACCTTCCACGCCACGGCAATCCCGCCTGGCTGGCAGGAATGGTTGCGGTTTGCCCTGTCGCAGTTCCCCGGAGCCTGCACCAATGCCGTGGTGTCGGTCATCGCCTACCACTACCTGCCTTATGCCCAGAATAACGCCTGGTTGTCGGTGGCGTGTGGCAGTGCGGCAGGCCTAACGATTAATTTCCTTATGGCTAATTTCTTCGTCTTTCAACGGCCTCCCAGCCAGTCATGACGCCAGTGGGAGCGGCTGCCCGCCCCATTTTCCGGCAAATGACTTCCTCTATGAAACTTTTATTGCAATTGTAATATTTCTGAAAAAAAATTTCACAAAACATCGTCAAATTGCCTTAAAATAAGTTTCATAACAGCATAAAACTTCTCCAGGTCAGTTACAGCCTTTTAATTTTCAAGGACTGTACATGAGAAACCGCGCCACTTGGCTGCACAGCATTATCGCATCGGGCATGTTGCTCGCTGCCTCTACCGGCATCATGGCAAGCGCTGCACAAGCGCAGACCGGTTACACCGCCACCACCGGATTTGGCACGTTTTACAAACCTTTCCAGGCTGATTCTCCCTGGAATAGCCGGCCTGTCAATCCATTTTTGGGAACGTATCAGCTTAGAAAGCCACTGCTCAATCCCGACTGGATACCATCCATCTCCGACGGCGCCTATTCCGTCGGCGTGTTCATGGCGCGCGCCAGCGATGGTCCGATGACCATCTACGGCAAGCCCGGTACGGCTGGCGTAGGTGACCCGGACACCGGCCAGTACCATGACATCACGATTCCACGCTGGCCTGACAACGTGGTGCCCGCGACGGGCGAGGACGGCCACGCCGAAGTTGTCGATACGGTCACCGGGGTGATCCATTCGTTCTACCAGCTCACCAACAAGAATGGCAGGTGGACCGCCACCATGTATGCCTGGACGCGGCTTGAAGGCCGGGGCTTCGGCGATCCGGCACACTGGAGCCAGGGAGCGCGCTCGGCCGGCGCGCCCCCGACTGCCGGGTTGATCCGTCTGCACGAACTGAACGATAACAAGCCTCATTATGAGCACGCGCTGGCCATTTCGCTGCCAGCCCACACGTTGTCGAATGGAATTACCCGGGCCAGCTATGTTTATCCGGCCACCACGGCCGATACCAATGCCTGGTTGAATACGGGTAAGATCCCGCTCGGTACCCGGCTGATGCTGCCGGCGTCGTTCGATACGTCCACTTTGAGCACGGCGGCACTGCGCAAGATCGCCAATACGCTCAAGCTGTACGGCGCTTACGTGGTAGACCGCAATTATGATACGGCGTTCAGCCTGTACGTTGAGAAAGGCGCCAACTTCAACATCATGCCCAACGGTCAGTGGAATACGCGGGTAGTGTCGGACCTGGACCGCATCAGGGCAGGCATGCGCGAAGTGCTGGGCGCTGACAGCTGGCTGGACGGCAACGGTGCGCCCAAGGGAGGCCCGGGAGGCAAAGGCCTGTTATCGATGCGCGGCGACTGGCTGTTGCCAGGCACCTCGACGCCGAGCGGCGCCAAGTACGACACCTGGATGCAGGCGGTGAAATTCCCTAACACGGCCAGGAAGATCACCACTGTGAACTACAGCAACGGCATCAGCAAGGTCGCTGGCTCGAACCCTGCCGCACGGACCCCGATGCGCTTTTCCGCCGTCACCGCAGGTGGCGCAATGATCCGCCTGCAACTGTGGAAAGGCTATTCATTGGCCTACGACAGCGGCTACCTTGCCAACGGCTCGGAGGTGAAGTTCGAGTGGCCGACCGGTGCGCCGGCGGCACTGTCGGTACGCTTGCTGGCCGAGAGCGGCGTCAATACCGCGTCCCATGCGCGCGGCGTACTGGAACCGCAGTAGCGCTGCAGGTCACGGCACCACCGCCGTAACTTCAATCTCGACCCGGGCGCGCTCCTCCACCAGCCCGGCCACCTGCACCGCCGTCATGGCGGGATAGTGGGCGCCGATCACCTCGCGGTAGGCGGCGCCCACCGCCTTGTAGGCGCCCGTGTATTCCTTCGTATCGAGTACGTACCAGGTCATGCGGACGATGTGCTCGGGCCCCGCGCCCGCTTCGGCCAGCACGGCGACGATATTTGCCAAAGCCTGGCGCACCTGGCCGGCAAAATCGTCGGTGTGGAATACGCCCTGCGCATCCCAGCCGATCATGCCGCTGACGTACACCGTGCGGCCGCTGGCAACCACGCCATTCGAATAGCCGCGTGGACGCGGCCAGCCCGGTGGCAGCAAAAACTCCATCACGCCTCCCCTTTTGCCGACGCGGCCTCGCGCAGCAGCTCGCGCGCGATGATCAGTTGCTGCACTTCGGTCGCGCCTTCGTAGATGCGCAGCGCGCGGATTTCGCGGTACAGGCTCTCGACCGGCTGCTCGCTCACCACGCCCAGGCCGCCGAACATTTGCAGCGCGGCGTCGATCACCTGCTGCGCCGTTTCGGTGGCGGTGAGCTTGGCCATGGCCGCCTCCCTGGTCACCTTGCGGCCGCAGTCACGCTGCCACGCGGCGCGATACGTGAGCAAGGCGGCGGCGTCGATGCCGGTGGCCATGTCCGCCAGCTTGGCCTGCGTGAGCTGGAAGTCCGACAGCATCTGGCCGAACATCGACCGCTGCGTGGTATGGGCCAGTGCTTCGTCCAGCGCCCGGCGCGCAAAGCCCAGCGCGGCCGCAGCCACCGACGTGCGGAACACGTCGAGCGTGGACATCGCCACCTTGAAGCCCTGCCCTGCCGCGCCGATGCGCTGCGCGGCAGGGATGCGGCACCGGTTGAACCGCAGGCGTGCCAGCGGATGGGGGGCGATCACGTCGATCCGTTCGGCGATCTCGAAGCCGGGCGTGTCGGCATCGACGATCAAGGCGCTGATGCCGCGCGCGCCGGGCTGCTCGCCGGTACGCGCAAACACCACGTAAAAGTCGGCGATGCCGCCGTTGGAAATCCAGGTCTTCTCGCCGTCCAGCACGTAGTGTTCGCCGTCCGGCGTGGCCGCGCACTGCATGGCGGCGACGTCGGAGCCGGCCTGCGGTTCGGACAGCGCAAAGGCGGCAATCGCCGCGCCACTGGCCACGCGCGGCAGGTAGCGGCTGCGCTGGTCCTCGCTGCCGTGCAAGCTGATGGCGCCCGCGCCCAGGCCCTGCATGGCAAACGCGAAATCGGCCAGGCCATCGTGGCGCGCCAGCGTTTCGCGGATCAGGCAGATGGCGCGGGTGTCGATGGCGTCGGCATGGCCGCCGTGCGCCACGCCCGCCACCGCGTGGCGCAGCCAGCCGCTCTCGCCCAACTGGCGCACCAGCTGGCGGCAGGCACCGTCAACGCCGGCGCGGTCGTGGGGGGCATGGGCCAGGTGCTGCTGGCTCCAGGCGTCGAGCGCCGCTTCCAGCGCTGCATGGTGCGGCGCGAAGAACGGCCAGTCGAGATAAGTTTTATCAGGCATCGTGATCCCTCAATCGCCTTCGAAGACCGGCTTTTGCTTGGCCACGAAAGCGTGGTAGGCACGGTGAAAATCGTTGGTGGCCATGCAAATGGCCTGCGCCTGCGCTTCCGCCTCGATGGCCTGGTCCACGCCCATGTTCCACTCCTGTTGCAGCATGGTCTTGGTCATGCCGTGGGCGAAGGTGGGACCATCGGCCAGCCCGCGCGCCATGGTGAGCGCCGCGTGCGACAGCGCTTCGGGTTCGTGCAGACTGTTGAAAAAGCCCCAGCGCTCGCCCTCGGCGCCGCCCATCGAGCGGCCGGTGTACAGCAGCTCGGCTGCGCGCCCCTGGCCGATCACGCGCGGCAGCAAGGCGCAAGCGCCCATGTCGCAGCCGGCCAGGCCCACGCGGGTGAATAAAAACGCGGTCTTGCTGCGCACCGTGCCGAAGCGGATGTCGGCCGCCAGCGCCAGCATGGCGCCCGCGCCCACGCATACGCCATCCACTGCCGCCACCACCGGTTGCGGGCAGGCGCGGATGGCTTTCACCAAATCGCCAGTAAGCCGCGTGAACGCCAGCAGGCCGGGCATGTCAAGCTGCGTGAGCGGGCCGATGATGTCGTGCACATCGCCGCCGGAGCAGAAGTTTTCGCCGGCGCCCGTGATCACCACGGCCTTGATGTCGGTGGCCATGGGCAGCGCGCGGAACAGGTCGCGCAGCTCGGCGTACGAGTCGAAGGTGAGCGGATTCTTGCGTTCGGGACGGTCGAGCGTGAGCGTGGCCACGCCGCCGCTCACGTCGAACTGGAAATGGGTGGACTGGTAGCCGGCCAGTTGCCGGTTGTGGCCGGGCAGTTGCTGTGCCTGGCCGGGAAGATAACGCATGGTGGTTCCTTATTTGTCGTCGCGCGCATGCAGGCTATGCTTCATGTGCGACAGCAGTTCGATCAATTGGGTCTTGTCGGCGCCGGAGACGTCCTGCAGCAGTTCGGCAATCCACTCCTCGTGGACCTGCGCCATGGTGGCAAACGCGCGGCGGCCGGCGGCGGTGAGCTTCACGCTGAATACGCGGCCGTCCTTCGGATCGGGCACGCGCACCACCAGCTTTTCCTGCTCCAGCTGGTCGGTGATGCCGGTGATGTTACCGCCGGTGACCATCATGCGTTTGGACAGCTCGCCCATGCGCAAGCCTTGCGGGTGGCGCTCCAGTTGCGCCATCAAGTCGAAGCGCGGCAAGGTGATGCCGAACGTGGCGCGCAGCCGGCTGCGGATCTCGTTTTCGATCTTGACCGTGCACGAGAGCATGCGCAGCCACAGCTTGAGCGACTGGTGGTGATCTTGCGTCAGGCGGCTGGCCAGGTCGAGCACCGGTTCCGGCTGGTCGTCGCTATCGTTATGGTCGTCGTGTTCGGTCAGGGGCATGGCGCTTCTCGATTTACATCACTTCACCGCCGGCGACGGCGATGGCTTGTCCATTCATGGCGCCGGACTCCGGCAGGCAGAGCCAGGCTACGGCATTGGCCACTTCGCCCGTTTGCACCAGCCGCTGTTGCGGATTGCCGGCGGCCAGTTCGGCGCGCGCCTGCTCTGGTGTGCGGCCGGTCTTGGCGACGATGTTGGCGACCGCCTCGCGCACGATGTCGGTGTCAGTATAGCCGGGACACACGGCATTCACCGTCACGCCCCGCGTGGCCACTTCCAGCGCCAGCGCGCGCGTGAGCCCCACCACGCCGTGCTTGGCGGCGGTGTAGGCGGCGGCGTAGCGGTAGCCGGTGAGGCCCGCCGTGGAGGCGACGTTGACGATGCGACCCCACCCGGCATCGAGCATCGCCGGCAGCGCGGCCTGGGTGCAATGGAACACACCGCCAAGATTCACATCCAGCATGCGCTGCCACAGCGCGGCATCGGTTTTCAGCAGCGGCGCGGATGCCGCCTGGCCGGCATTGTTGACCAGAATGTCGATGCGGCCAAGGGCGCGCGCCGCAAGGTCGAAGCCGGTGCGAACGGACTCCGGATCGGCCACATCGAACGCCTGCACGTTGATGCTGCCAGCGCCAAATTCATGGGCCAGCGCAGTTTGCATGGCGGCCAGTGCTGCGGCATCGCGCCCCGCAATCGTCACGCGTGCGCCGCGCGTCAGCAAGGCGTGTACGCAGGCGGCACCGATGCCGCGCGCGCCGCCGGTCACCAGCGCGTGTTTGCCGGCCAGCGGCAAGGTGGTGTCGCTCATAAGGCTTCTTTCGTGTCGTTATTCAGTTCAGCAGCACGTTCGAGCTGGCGCTTGGCGGCAGCGTATGGCCGGGGCCAGCG
This is a stretch of genomic DNA from Duganella zoogloeoides. It encodes these proteins:
- a CDS encoding SDR family NAD(P)-dependent oxidoreductase, which gives rise to MSDTTLPLAGKHALVTGGARGIGAACVHALLTRGARVTIAGRDAAALAAMQTALAHEFGAGSINVQAFDVADPESVRTGFDLAARALGRIDILVNNAGQAASAPLLKTDAALWQRMLDVNLGGVFHCTQAALPAMLDAGWGRIVNVASTAGLTGYRYAAAYTAAKHGVVGLTRALALEVATRGVTVNAVCPGYTDTDIVREAVANIVAKTGRTPEQARAELAAGNPQQRLVQTGEVANAVAWLCLPESGAMNGQAIAVAGGEVM